A region from the Aegilops tauschii subsp. strangulata cultivar AL8/78 chromosome 5, Aet v6.0, whole genome shotgun sequence genome encodes:
- the LOC120964032 gene encoding uncharacterized protein, producing MSSEPPPAEPSVVVESTRPSASPSKESEPAVVRGAAVVAATQVAAHEKKALWLGNRPAHAREDDVVGSFAPHKALDYVIMCVRYRSCAFIIFRSIADYRTALEVLRGSKFKGSFILIEFARPAVRAEASSSSDICSYSSGGTMDQRQRGGLVEAHWWLEAAVLRVQGSAAREALDMVDGHV from the exons ATGTCGTCAGAGCCACCGCCTGCAGAGCCCTCCGTGGTCGTAGAGTCCACCAGGCCGTCGGCCTCACCGTCGAAGGAATCAGAGCCCGCAGTGGTTAGGGGTGCAGCCGTCGTCGCCGCCACGCAGGTTGCTGCCCACGAGAAGAAGGCGCTGTGGCTCGGCAACCGGCCTGCGCATGCGCGCGAGGACGACGTCGTGGGGTCCTTCGCCCCGCACAAGGCTCTCGACTACGTCATCATGTGCGTTAGGTACCGCAGTTGCGCCTTCATCATTTTCCGCTCCATTGCCGACTATCGGACCGCCCTCGAGGTGCTCCGCGGGTCCAAGTTCAAGGGCTCCTTCATCCTGATTGAGTTCGCCCGGCCG GCGGTGCGGGCTGAGGCCTCCAGCAGCTCTGATATATGTAGTTATTCGAGTGGAGGCACAATGGATCAGCGGCAACGGGGTGGTCTGGTGGAGGCTCACTGGTGGCTGGAGGCAGCAGTGCTCAGGGTCCAAGGAAGCGCGGCGCGTGAGGCCCTTGATATGGTGGATGGGCACGTGTGA